The Leptodactylus fuscus isolate aLepFus1 chromosome 3, aLepFus1.hap2, whole genome shotgun sequence genome has a segment encoding these proteins:
- the IRAK1BP1 gene encoding interleukin-1 receptor-associated kinase 1-binding protein 1: MATPLPVSRLFASLQPGDVTNMAVEELENKSGIVVGQKGGREVQVTGTAELSAAPDRARVCILVSSSKGAAAEAKSSVLRRLEYIVQTLRQRGVTDENITITKEIERKTNAYQMDAEVCVVFEDFEKLQNICNMLIEKLDNSVCISSPQFYHSPENMEKLRRQVCLNAVSNARRKAQDVCRLVGQTLGKVIVIREEEMKEFEDQAECASSTIQHKIKSTTISTTSKVSAIFEIKGKERNKKSC; this comes from the exons ATGGCTACTCCGTTGCCGGTGTCACGGCTTTTCGCGTCTCTGCAGCCCGGAGATGTGACTAACATGGCTGTAGAAGAGCTAGAAAACAAGTCGGGCATTGTGGTCGGGCAGAAGGGAGGGCGGGAAGTGCAAGTGACGGGCACAGCTGAGCTGAGCGCTGCTCCCGACAGGGCCCGGGTGTGTATACTTGTGTCAAGCAGCAAAGGGGCCGCTGCAGAGGCGAAGAGCAGCGTACTAAGACGGCTGGAGTACATTGTCCAGACCCTGCGCCAGAGAGGGGTCACG GATGAAAACATTACTATTACCAAGGAAATTGAAAGAAAAACTAATGCATATCAAATGGACGCTGAG GTCTGCGTAGTTTTTGAGGACTTTGAGAAGCTGCAGAACATTTGCAACATGTTAATTGAAAAACTAGACAATTCAGTCTGCATTTCTTCACCCCAGTTCTATCACTCTCCTGAGAACATGGAAAAGTTAAG ACGCCAAGTGTGTCTCAATGCAGTAAGTAATGCACGGCGCAAAGCTCAGGATGTTTGTCGTCTTGTTGGTCAGACACTTGGAAAGGTAATCGTTATCAGAGAAGAGGAAATGAAAGAATTTGAGGATCAAGCAGAATGTGCATCTTCTACCATTCAGCATAAAATAAAAAGTACCACAATTTCCACAACATCAAAAGTATCTGCAATCTTTGAAATAAAGGGGAAGGAACGAAATAAAAAGAGCTGCTGA